Proteins encoded together in one Camelina sativa cultivar DH55 chromosome 9, Cs, whole genome shotgun sequence window:
- the LOC104710469 gene encoding nudix hydrolase 13, mitochondrial-like: protein MSNLSARTGRDHQRYDNNFRLVSGCIPYRLVKDDEEEGSTSVDFENKLEVLMVSSPNRHDLVFPKGGWEDDETVLEAASREAMEEAGVKGILREDPLGVWEFRSKSSSMEADCCLAGGCKGYMFALEVKEELATWPEQENRERRWLNVKEALELCRYEWMQSALEEFLRVMTEEGSTKEDFIDISSISNRGGERQIDPQYCSVVN from the exons atgtCGAATCTTTCAGCAAGAACAGGACGAGACCATCAACGTTATGACAACAACTTCCGTCTTGTTTCTGG ATGCATTCCATATAGACTGgtgaaagatgatgaagaggaggGCTCAACAAGTGTTGACTTTGAAAACAAGCTTGAAGTTCTTATGGTTTCATCTCCTAATCGTCACGATCTTGTTTTCCCAAAG GGAGGATGGGAAGATGATGAGACTGTTCTTGAAGCTGCCTCTCGTGAAGCCATGGAAGAAGCAGGAGTTAAAGGAATACTAAGA GAAGATCCATTAGGTGTTTGGGAATTTAGAAGCAAGAGTAGCAGTATGGAAGCTGATTGCTGCTTAGCTGGTGGATGCAAAGGTTATATGTTTGCGTTAGAAGTGAAGGAAGAACTTGCGACATGGCCAGAGCAAGAAAACCGCGAGAGGAGATGG TTGAATGTTAAAGAAGCCTTGGAGCTGTGTCGGTATGAGTGGATGCAGAGCGCTCTTGAAGAATTCCTAAGAGTAATGACAGAAGAAGGAAGCACAAAGGAAGACTTTATTGACATTTCCAGCATTTCGAATAGAGGAGGAGAGCGTCAAATTGATCCTCAGTACTGCTCTGTAGTTAATTAG